The Silene latifolia isolate original U9 population chromosome Y, ASM4854445v1, whole genome shotgun sequence sequence caagtttgagtcggtttagaagggctttcgatgggctatacaaatacgggtaaaggaaggaattgggctgtgttggggagtgtttaggacgagatttgggtgtggatatgggggttcgaactgggatTGAATGGGTagaggtctaggttggttagtgtactcgagattcgtgccaactcgtaaagaaaacgggctcaaaaatcgagctaaaatcgagctccaaaacgcgtggttgaaacgagttttaaattttcaaattcgatttttcaaaccaattaacacattaaaataaatgatttttcaaatcaaaaaatatattttattttcaataaaataaatttaagaaaataaatttaagaaaataaattcaaattaaaataataaaatgaattcacttaaaaaagctttaatttaaatatcatttaaattaataaaacactccgtcgacaacgctcatttcacatcgtaaaacgagcccaaataatgacaatgacaactaaagaatacatgtgtcctatcatcatcgggtgtttgtcgggttttctataaattacaatatcgacagatatgggtatctacagagcccccactttgactgaggcttggacagggcgaaagtcaaagtataccccaggtccctctcgacctgaggattccgcgggtcgtttatagtccattagacttgcgtatataagctcgccagccataagaagagatcatacctgaaacttcgtcggagattaactcttgcttctgttccgtcaaattatcatcgttagtcatcgacccataaattgcatatatggtgggttgagccttttcctcgggcgcctacgtatccgtttctgacggaatcaaacccgtgtCGTAGTTCGGCTCAATGGCCTGTAACTTTCTGCTGCTTCGGCTCGGATGCCAATATCCCATTGTTCATGTGAGTAAAGACAAAACTTGCGCTTTGCTTATCAATTTCGCTGTTCTGCTAGGGAGAACGATTCACTGAAACTGACGTTTCTGTTGGGGACATGTCATTTCCGTAGCATTCTACTGTCGATCTTTGTTAGGAGGATGCCATCCTGTCTGTTTTGTGGTGGTCTCTGGAGCCGACGGCGacagagcccccagttggagcataTTCTGCAAATTTAATCATAATATATAGCACGCGATTCACGTAGCGACATTTCGATACTTGAAATGGTCATCGACCGAATTTTGATGGGTCTCTGGAGCCGACGGcgacagagcccccagttgaaagaAAAGGTTATCGACCCGCGGACATGAACATTGCTTAGAAAAGGTGGCTCATTGACCCGAACTTTGAATATCTTGAAAATGATTGGCCTCTTCGAGGCGAGAATTTATTTAAGTTTTCTGGATCCAAATGATTTTTCGAATCAAcacataattttattttcaaCAAAATTAATTGCCaaaaaattatttcaaatttttggagttaaatgatttttcaaatcaaaacacaattttattttcaaaaaaataatcGCAGAAGTTTATTGCAAATTTCCGGAGTGAAAGCGACGGGTAGACACTACCTTTTGACGAAAAGACTCTGACTTTCTGACCCGTAACCAATGTGGGCGTAACCCAATAAAATCCGTAAGTGTGTACGAGATGTTAATTCAACACGGGACGCGCAGGGGATGAGATTGTAATTTAGTCACTTCGGTGCACGAACTATGACAAATTCCGCAAGAGAAATGAGCGAACAAAACCCAGGACGGATGGGGCCCACTTGGCGCCACACGGGCCCTACACGGCCGAAATAGAGGAGGTATGGGACTTGCTTTCTTATTTTAAAAAGCTACCAAACTTCCTAAAGCTAGTAGGCTTCCAAGTTTCCAAATTTCCTAGAAGATTTAGGTTTCCAAAACCTAAAGGAATTATACTTCCACAATTCCTCATCTCTTTTCATATATAAGGAAGGGCTAAGGGTTGAGATTTCCCACAATTTCTCAAACAGAAATCTATCTGCTTAAAAGAATATCTTTCTTAGAAAAAACTAGTCATGAATTCCCTGTTTGGGACCATGAAGGGATGGGTGACAGAATTCAGGGGTTTAGAAATCCAAAATCTGAATGCGGCGGGAATTCAACAAATTATTTTCCTGAGGCAAGTCATGATTCAATCCGCATTTCTTAAAGAGTGCCTGAGAGTGTGGGATCCCGAgcatcatgtctttgctttttCGGAGGGAGAAATCTGTCCCCTTCCTGAGGAATTTACCGTCTTGGGAGGATGGAGGACCACGCAAGAGCCTGTGGTTCCCGACTTTGTGTCCAACTGGACCCGAAAATACCGCGAATATCTAAACTTGTCGCGTGATGAAGCCCGTACCATCGTCGATGGTGGAAAAGTGGACCTGCTTGCGCTAGTGCATAGATTCTGGCGTGCGAATGACCCAGATATACCGATCATTTATCGCCGCCTCGCCTTTGGCCTCATTCTATTGCATCTTTATTGTTTCGAGGAGGCAATAGAAATTCCATCTTATCGCGGCCAAGCTAGACTAATCCGAGTCGTGGAGCAAATGGAGAATGGTGCTAATCCTGCATGGATTATACTAGCTGAGACTATTAAAAGCTTGGATGCACAAAAAGCCAATCCGGATGCTGTATTCATGGGATCAACCCGCCTACTGCAAGTTtgtctttcttctcttttttcctcttttttctcttttcttcgtctctttttctttttttttttgtctctttttctcttttttttcgccctttttcttttttccttcgtctttgtttcatttttttcgttatttttttttttcttttttgaccTGCCTTTTTCTGGCTGTCTAACAGGTATGGCTCAGCGAGCGTCTTGTTTTGATTGATCCGTCGTTGAAACCAGAAGATTATCATGTCAGAAGTCTCACTAATCGGCGACGGCGCTACAGTTCTGAGCAAGGATCCGATTACTGGCGAAATATGCTGATTAGCGGAACAGGGTCTCACATTCGCTGGTCCTTACCATGGCTTCATTTGAGCTCACTTACCGGACTCGCAGATACTGATCATACACGGTATGTCACTTTGTTGGGCTTGGATCACCCTGTCTATTTTTACCCGAACCGAGTGCTTTGCCAATTCGGTCGTCAACAAATTATCCCTGCGACGGAGGCTTCGCGAGGTCCTGCTTTTGTTATTTCTCAAGGTAGATGTCATACTTGGCTCCACGCGTGGCGCCGAAGGACCGTGTGGCGCATTCCCGAGCCACGCGAGTCTACTTGGgtttcttcttcatatctcaAATGGACTACAGAACCGGGCCTTAAAGCAAGGAAGAAACTACAGAAAGATGATGCCATTGAtcgggagaagcatgacatggggtTAAAAAATCGACAATTCTTTACTGGGTCGATTCCGGGCCCGACTGAGACCGAGACTAGGCCTGACGAGAACCCTAGGGCTAAACCTGGTGCTCCTAGCGTGTGGGACCGACTGGGCACTACAAGTGGTGACGTTCCGACACTTGCAGAGAGACTTGGCCCTCGACCAAGCGTAAAAGAGAGATTGGGCCCGCGAGAAGACAGCGTGCTCCCCCCGAAGAAACGGGCAAGAATGATGATGGGTGAGACATCGTCTCGTAGTGACGGGACACGCGACCCAACTAAATATAGGTGGTAGTTACGGCTCTATtatttagtattactattatgcTTTTATTTGCTTTCCTGTTAGTTTGATTTGTAATGGGCGTCGCCCGGATTTATCAAAATAAAAGACAcgtattatttattagaaatcctCGGTTTACGCATTGaatatttcatttttattgtgGTTGTACCCTTTTCAAGGGTTGCCTACGATTCTGCTTTTCAATAGAATCAAACCGAGGTCGTAGTTCTCTCATAAAACATTTCAGGCAGTGGCAACAAATGCTAAACTTAAAACTTATTCAAATACATCACAATTCAAGTGTTATTTCATAACTTTGAGGGTGAGGTCTTAAGGATAGTACTTCTTCAACTTATCCAGATTCGTTGGATTCGAGAAATCATTTCCATCCAAATCTGTCAAACGTACCGCGCCTCCTGTGAGTATCTTCTTCACGAGataaggaccggcccaattaTGCTTAAACTTCCCTCTTGGATCGACCGGTAATAGAGCCCTTACTGATTTTAGAACTAAATCGCCTTCATTAATTCCCCTGGgcttcaccttcttgttaaaagcccgctctatccttttctgatagagctgAACATGATACAACGCATTCAAACGACGCTCATCAAGCAACACCAACGAATCATATCTGGCTTGGACCCAATCCGCTTCCGGGACCTGGCTTTCGAGCAAGATGCGTAGGGAGGGTACTTCCAGTTCGACGGGTTGTACTGCTTCCATCCCGTAAACTAGATAGTACGGGGTTGCCTCTGTGGCTGTTCTGATGGATGTTCTATATCCCCACAACGCGAAGGGTATCTACTCCGGCCACTCCTTGTAATTGTCAGACATCTTTCTCAATATAGTAGCCACCATTTTGTTAGCGGCCTCCACCGCTCCATTTGTCTGAGGTCGATATGGGGATGACTTATGATGCTTGAttctatacttttcaagtataacgGCTGTCCCAGCTTGAAAGTGAGTTCCATGATCACTGATGAACTCGTGCGGCACTCCGTACCGATAGATGATGTCATTCTGAATAAACTTGGCTACTTGCTTCGCATTTAGCACTTTGTAAGACTTGGCCTCTACCCACATGGTAAAGTAATCAATAGTGACTAGGATATAACAATGCCCTCCTGTTCCAGAAGGGtttacttttccgatgatgtcgattccccaggttgagaaaggccaaggtGACGTCATGGTGAATAGCATAAAAGGTGGTACATGTTGAATATTCGcaaatatttggcaattgtgacaatgCCGGACATATCTGCGACAATCTGTTTCCATTgttgtccaatagtatcctaaCCTCGTGATCTTCCGAACTAGCATGTGGGAGTTCATATGTGGCCCACATtccccgtcgtggacttcttccatgacctttTCTGACGTTGTCTTGTCGAGGCATCGCAACAGACACCCCGTGTCTTTGTCTTCTTATACAATTGTCCATCGTTAGTTTTAACGAATTGGGCGGATAACATACGCAATGCACGCTTTCCACGTGTATCGAGGTCCGCAGGTATTCTCCCGCTTCTTTGAATCTCACAATGGatgcataccaaggttcggccgCTTTCCCGGCATCATCGACAGCGTTTATATAAGCTGGTGAAGACCTTCGTTCGACACACAATGGCATGCTATCCATATGATCGGGATGTTTATCAACGCCGCCGCTTTTGATGCGTCGTGAATCGATTTTCCTCCCTTGGGAGGTACACGTATCGCACCTCTTCAAAGAGTTTTTCTAGCTCTTCTATCTTAGCCTGGTAGGGTGCCAGTCGCTACTTTTGATCTTCCATGACCCTGTCACTTGATTGATGACCAAGGAGGAATCCTCGTGTACCGTCAACTTCATGACTCCTAACTTGTTAGCGCTCTGCAAACCaagtaggcatgcttcgtattccgcGGCGTTAtttgtgacggcgaagtccaattTGATCGAAACTGCGTACGTGCTCTCCCTCGGTGAAATGATAAGGACACCTATTCCGCATC is a genomic window containing:
- the LOC141627758 gene encoding uncharacterized protein LOC141627758 is translated as MEAVQPVELEVPSLRILLESQVPEADWVQARYDSLVLLDERRLNALYHVQLYQKRIERAFNKKVKPRGINEGDLVLKSVRALLPVDPRGKFKHNWAGPYLVKKILTGGAVRLTDLDGNDFSNPTNLDKLKKYYP